From the genome of Winogradskyella forsetii, one region includes:
- a CDS encoding HesB/IscA family protein, whose product MIKVSDHAKKKVMELMTDDGYNPSTDYVRVGVKSGGCSGLSYDLKFDKSQAEDDKVFEDNDVKIIVDKKSFLYLIGTTLEYSGGLNGTGFVFNNPNANRTCGCGESFSL is encoded by the coding sequence ATGATTAAAGTCTCTGATCACGCAAAAAAGAAAGTCATGGAGCTCATGACTGACGATGGCTACAATCCAAGCACAGACTACGTGAGAGTTGGTGTGAAAAGTGGTGGCTGTTCTGGTTTGTCCTATGATTTAAAGTTTGACAAATCGCAAGCTGAAGATGACAAAGTCTTTGAAGATAATGACGTTAAAATCATTGTCGATAAAAAGAGTTTTCTCTACCTCATAGGTACAACCTTGGAATATTCTGGTGGATTGAACGGAACTGGCTTTGTCTTTAATAACCCAAATGCGAATCGCACTTGCGGTTGTGGTGAATCTTTTTCATTATAA
- the sufB gene encoding Fe-S cluster assembly protein SufB, with protein sequence MSKYTEDDLREELKTKEYEYGFYTNIESDTFPIGLNEEIVIAISKKKEEPEWMTAWRLEAFKVWKEMTEPDWANVHYEKPDFQAISYYSAPNNKPKYDSIDEVDPELLATFEKLGISLDEQKKLAGVAMDVVVDSVSVATTFKKTLGEKGIIFMSISEAIKEHPELVRKHLGTVVPQKDNFYAALNSAVFSDGSFCYIPKGVRCPMELSTYFRINQAGTGQFERTLVVADEGSYVSYLEGCTAPSRDENQLHAAVVELIALDDAEIKYSTVQNWYPGNAEGKGGVFNFVTKRGLCEKNAKISWTQVETGSAVTWKYPSCVLKGDNSVGEFYSIAVTNNYQQADTGTKMVHLGKNTKSTIISKGISAGHSQNSYRGLVQINSRAENARNFSQCDSLLMGNECGAHTFPYIEAKNKSAMIEHEATTSKIGEDQIFYCNQRGIDTEKAIALIVNGFSKEVLNKLPMEFAVEAQKLLEISLEGSVG encoded by the coding sequence ATGTCAAAATATACTGAAGACGACCTTAGAGAGGAATTAAAAACCAAAGAATACGAATACGGTTTTTATACAAATATTGAATCTGACACTTTCCCTATTGGTCTAAATGAAGAGATTGTTATAGCTATTTCCAAGAAAAAAGAAGAACCGGAATGGATGACGGCTTGGCGATTGGAAGCGTTTAAAGTTTGGAAGGAAATGACAGAGCCGGATTGGGCCAATGTCCATTATGAAAAACCAGATTTTCAAGCGATTTCCTATTATTCTGCACCAAACAATAAACCAAAATACGATAGTATTGATGAAGTGGACCCAGAATTATTGGCGACTTTTGAAAAACTAGGAATCTCATTAGATGAGCAAAAGAAATTAGCTGGAGTTGCTATGGATGTCGTTGTTGATTCTGTTTCAGTAGCAACGACTTTCAAAAAGACTTTAGGCGAAAAAGGAATCATCTTTATGAGTATTTCTGAAGCTATAAAGGAGCATCCTGAGTTAGTAAGAAAGCACCTTGGAACTGTAGTTCCCCAAAAGGATAATTTTTATGCAGCGTTGAATTCAGCAGTTTTCAGTGATGGTTCATTCTGTTACATTCCAAAAGGTGTGCGTTGTCCAATGGAGTTATCCACCTATTTTAGAATTAACCAAGCAGGAACAGGCCAATTTGAAAGAACTTTGGTAGTTGCTGATGAAGGTAGTTATGTATCGTATTTAGAAGGATGTACCGCACCTAGCAGAGATGAAAATCAATTACATGCTGCTGTCGTAGAATTAATTGCCTTAGATGATGCCGAAATAAAATATTCAACCGTACAAAACTGGTACCCAGGAAACGCTGAAGGAAAAGGTGGTGTTTTCAATTTTGTTACTAAAAGAGGGCTTTGTGAGAAAAACGCAAAAATTTCTTGGACACAGGTAGAAACGGGTTCTGCGGTCACTTGGAAATACCCTTCTTGTGTACTAAAAGGCGACAATTCCGTGGGCGAATTTTATTCCATTGCTGTAACTAACAATTACCAGCAAGCCGATACAGGTACAAAAATGGTTCACTTAGGAAAAAACACTAAATCAACTATTATCTCAAAAGGAATTTCTGCAGGTCACTCACAAAACTCATATCGTGGTTTGGTACAAATCAATTCCAGAGCGGAAAATGCACGTAATTTTTCACAATGTGATAGTTTACTGATGGGAAATGAATGTGGTGCACACACGTTTCCTTATATAGAAGCGAAAAATAAAAGTGCTATGATTGAGCACGAAGCGACCACAAGTAAAATTGGTGAAGACCAAATTTTCTATTGTAACCAAAGAGGTATCGATACCGAAAAAGCCATTGCTTTAATCGTCAATGGATTCAGTAAGGAAGTCCTCAATAAACTACCAATGGAATTTGCTGTGGAAGCACAAAAATTATTGGAAATTAGCCTTGAGGGCTCAGTAGGATAA